ACCCGCAGATACGCAACCGGGGCACCGTCTGCGGCAGCCTCGCCCACCACGACCCGGCCGCCGAACTGCCCGCCGCCGCACTGGCGCTGGACGCCCGGTTCGTGATCACCGGCCCCCGTGGCACCCGCACCGTCGACGCCGCGGACTTCTTCGTCGCCACCTTCTCCACCGCGGTGGAGGCGGACGAACTGCTGACCGAGGTCGTGTTCCCGCCCCGCCCGGCCGGCCACGGCTGGGCCTTCGAGGAACTGACCCGCAGGCACGGCGACTTCGCCACCGTCGGGGTGGCCGTCCTGCTGGAACGGGACACCGCCACGGACACCGTGCGCGAGGCCCGCGTCGTGTTCAGCGGCGCCGCCCCCGTCCCCGTACGCCTGCCGTCCGCCGAGGCCGCGCTGGTGGGCAGCGACGCCGGCGAGCAGGCCCTCGCCGCGGCGGCCGGTGCCGCCCGGGCCGGGCTCACGCCCTCCGACGACATCCACGCCGACGCCGAGTACCGGCGCGAAGGCGCCGCCCACCTCCTTGTCCGCGCCTGCACCACCGCCTGGGAGCGCTGCCGATGACCCCCTCCGTCCCCACTCCGCTGACCGCCCGCACGCCGCCCCTCACCGAGCCCTCCGCCTGGCACGAGATCGCCCTCACCGTGAACGGGCGGGCGGTCACCGCGCAGGTCGAGTCCCGCCTGCTGCTCAGCGACTTCCTGCGCGACCGCCTGGGGCTGACCGGCACCCACGTCGGCTGTGAGCACGGTGTCTGCGGTGCCTGCACCGCCCTCGTCGACGACGAGCCGGTGCGCACCTGTCTCACCCTGGCCGTGCAGTGCGCGGGCACCGAGATCCGCACCGTCGAGGGCCTCACCACGGACGACGCCCCCCTGACCTCCGTACAGCGCGCCTTCCACGAGTGCCACGGAATGCAGTGCGGCTTCTGCACCCCCGGGTTCCTGATGACGACGACCGCGCTGACCGAGAGGCCCGACCGCCCGGACGAGGCGCAGGTCGCCGACGCCCTGAGCGGGCACCTGTGCCGGTGCACCGGCTACCGCAACATCCGCCGTGCCGTGTGCCAGGCACTCGACGAGCGCTTCGGGAAGTGACCCGCATGTCCCACGATTCCGACCCGCACCGGCACGGCGGCGGCCTGATCGGCCGCTCCGTCCCCCGCGTCGAGGACGACCGGCTGCTGCGTGGCCAGGGCAGGTACGTCGACGACATCGCCCTGCCCGGCGGCGTCGAGGCCGCCTTCCTGCGCAGTCCGCACGCCCACGCCCGTATCGAATCCGTCGACGTACGGGCCGCCCTGGCCGCTCCGGGGGTCGTCGCGGTGTGGACCGGCGAGGACGTGGCGGACCTTCCCGCGATGCTCAACAAGGAAGAACTCCGCACCCCGCCGGGGCTCGCCGAACTCCTCGACCCGGTGGTCCGGATGACCCCGATGCCGCTCCTCGCCCGCGAGAAGGTCCTGTACGTCGGACAGCCCGTCGCCGTCGTCTTCGCCGAGAACCGCTACCTCGCCGAGGACGCCCTGGAGCTCGTCGAGGTGGGCTACGCCCCGCTGCCGGTGCTCGTCGACCCCGAGACCTCCCTGTCCCCCGAAGCCCCGCTGCTGCACGAGCACCTGCCCGACAACACCGCGGTCGCGGTCGCGGCCCGGGTGGGCGACCCGGACGCGGCGTTCGCCGGCGCGCACGCGGTCGTGAGCGAACGGTTCGACGCCCACCGGTACGTGGCCTCCCCGATCGAGACCCGGGCCATCTCCGCCCAGGTGGATCCGTACAGCGGCCGGCTCACCGTGTGGGCGGGCACCCAGACCCCCCACCGGCTGCGGGACGCGATCGCCCACACCCTCGGTCTGGCGCCCGCCTCGGTGCACGTCATCGCCGCGGACGTCGGCGGCGGCTTCGGCCAGAAGGGCATCCTCTACGTCGAGGAGCTGCTGGTCCCCCACGCCGCCCGCCGGCTCGGCCGCCCCGTGCTGTGGCGCGAGGACCGCAACGAGAACCTCACCGCGTCCTCGCACGCCAGGGAGCAGATCCACCACATCGAGCTGGCCGCGGACGCCGAAGGGCACATCCTCGCCGTGCGCGACCGGATCACGGTGAACTTCGGCGCCTACAACATGACCGGTCTCGTGGTGCCGTACAACTCGCTCTGCCATCTGCTCGGCCCCTACCGCGTCCCCCACGTGGACATCGACGTGACCGGCGTACTCACCAACACCACGTTCGCCACGCCATACCGGGGAGCGGGCCGCCCGGAGACGGTGTTCGCCATGGAACGGGCGATGGACCGGCTCGCCGTCGAACTCGGCATCGCGCCCGAGGAGTTGAGGGCCCGCAATCTCGTCGGCCCCGACGAGATGCCGTATGCGACGGGGCTGGTGGACCGCTCCGGCAGTCCCCAGTCCTACGACTCCGGGGACTTCCCCGAGCTGCTGCGCCGCGCGGTTGCCAAGGCGGACGTCGAGGCGATCCGCGCGCGGCAGCGCGAGGGCGCACGCGACGGCAGGCACGTCGGCGTCGGATTCGCCATGTACATCGAGGCCACCGGGCTCGGTCCGTTCGAGACCGCGCGGATCGACCTCGCCCCCGACGGCCGGGTGCGGCTCGCCATCGGCGCGCCCTCCCAGGGCCAGGGGCACCGCACGTCCATGGCGCAGATCGCCGCCGACGCCCTCGGGGTGCCGCTCGGGATCATCGAGGTGACGGGCGGCGACACCGAGGCCACCCCGTTCGGTGTGGGCACCATCGCGAGCCGCGCGCTGGTCAACGCTGGCAACGCGACGCACCGGGCCGGCCGGCTGGTGCGCGAGAAGATCATCGAAGCGGCGGCGCGCCGGCTCGGCGTCACGGCGGACCGTCTCGACCTCAGCGACGGCGTCGTGGCGGCGAAGGAGCCCGGCGGTCCGTCGATCGGGCTGGCCGAACTGGCCGGACGGGCACCGCTGCCCGGCGTCCCCGAACCCACGGACGGACGCCACGGCACCGAGATCAGCGAGACCGTGCACTTCCGGCCGCCGGGGTTCGCGGTCGCGAGCGGGGCGCACGCGGCCGTCGTCGAGGTCGACGAACACACCGGCGAGGTCGAGATCCTGCACTACGTCGTCGTCCACGACGCGGGGAACATCGTCAACCCGATGATCGCGGAGGGCCAGGTCACCGGCGGCATCGCCCAGGGGATCGGCGGCGCCCTCTACGAGGAGATGGTCTACGGCCCCGACGGCCAGCCCCGCACCGGCACGTACATGGACTATCTGGTGCCCACGTCCTCGGAGATTCCCGACCTCGACATGGACGAGATCTTCACTCCGAGCCCCATGAACGACCTCGGCGTCAAGGGCCTCGGCGAGGGCGGCGCGATCGCCCCGCAGGCGGTGCTGGCCGGCGCCGTCGAGGACGCACTGCGCCCCTTCGGTGTCGTCGTACGCCGGGGACCGCTCTCACCGAGCCGCGTGAGGGAGCTGATCCGTACGGCCGACCGCCCCTGAGCCCGACCCGACGCGGCCGGTCCCGACCGGCCGCTCCCCTCGATTGGACACCGCATGCAGCTCGATCACTCCTTCACCGTCCCGGCGGCACCCGATGACGCCTGGAAGCTCTTCCTCGACCTCGGCCGGGTCGCCCCCTGTATGCCCGGCGCCGTGCTGGACACCCTCGACGACGACGCGTTCACCGGGCGCGTCAAGGTCAAGGTCGGTGCCGTGCAGATGAGTTACCGGGGCGAGGGCACCGTCACCCGCGACGAGGCCGCCCGCTCGATGCACCTCGACCTGAGCGGCAGCGAGACCCGCGGTGCGGGCACCGTGTCGGCCACGGTCACCGCGACGCTGGTCACCGACCCGGCCGGCACCCGGGTGCGGGTCCGTACGGACCTCGACATCACCGGCCGGCCGGCGCAGTTCGGCCGCGGGATCATGACCGAGGTCGGCGACCGCATCGTCCAGCAGTTCGCCAACCGCCTCGAAGAGCTGCTGCGGGACACCGGACACGGCTCCGGCTCCACGGCGCCGACGGGTACGGGCACCCCGGGGGCCCTCCTGCCCGAGCCCGAGGCCGTGGACCTCGGGGCGGCGGCGCTGCCCGTCCTGCTCAGGAAGGCTGCCGCACCCGTGGCGGCGGTGCTGGTCGCCGTCGTGCTGATCCGGACGCTGCGGCGGCGTTCGCGCGGGTGAGGAGGGGTCGCACCGCCCCTCTCCGGCCCTGCCCCGTCCCCTCAGCAGTAAGATTCTCAGTGCCGTGAGAATCTGACGGATGCCGTACGAGGGGATGGGCATGGCTGCATCGAGGCCGGTGGACCGGGACGCCGTCGCGAGCGTGATCGAGGACTGGGCGCGCGAACGGCCGGAGCTGGACACCAGCCCGCTGGAGGTCCTCGCCCGGCTGCACCGCTCCTTCCTGCGCTACAGCACCAGGCTCACCACATCGATCGACCGTCACGGCCTGTCCGTGGCGGGCTTCGACGTCCTGACCGCACTGCGGCGTTCGGGAGCTCCGTACCGGCTCACCGCCGGGCAGCTCGCCGACTCCGGACTGGTCTCCTCGGCCGGAGTGACGCTGCGGATCGACCGTCTGGAGAAGGACGGTCTCATCGTGCGCGAACGCGACGCCGACGACCGCAGGGTCGTCTACTCGCGTCTCACCGACAAGGGTCTCGCGACGGTGGACACCGTCTTCGCCGAGCATCTCGACAACGAACGCCGGATGCTCGGCGGCCTGTCCCCGTCCGAACGCCGCCAGCTCGCACGGCTCCTGCGCAAGCTGGAGGAGTCGATCGTCGACTCCGACGAGGAACCGGCCTGATCGGAACGAAAGGCCCCGGTTCGCACCTCATTGCCGGAAGCCTCCCCTCCGCCGAAAGATCGTTCATATGATCCTTCTCGGCTCCCTCGTGACGCGGGGGAACGACAGGAGGAGGGGACCATGTCGAACATTTCCAGACGATCGCTGCTCGGATATTCGGGGACGGCGGCAGCGGGCGCGGTGTTCGCGTCCGCCGGAACGGCCTCGGCCGACGGCACGGAGTCGGAGGGGTCGAGCGCGGCACAGTCGACCGCGGTGGAGTTCTCGCCGGGGAGCAAGTTCGAGGCCAACGCGAGCATGGCCGAGTCCGATCTCATGATGGAGATGTCGTTCAGCGTGCGGGTGGACTGGCCCAACGGCTATCCCTCGGCGCAGGACATCACTCCCCTGGAGGTCGCCAACGCGCTGTCCGCGATCGCCGAGTCGAAGGGCTGGCCGCCGCTCACGTTCTACGGCCCGCAGCCCCCTGCTCCGCTGAACTGACGTCACCACGAGGACGGCCGGGGGGCGCGTCCGATCACGGGCGAGCTCTCCCGGCCGCTCCGCCCCGAACGCCGGGCGAGTCCGCCACCGGCCGATCATTGACGGCAGGGCCGGGCGGTGTGACGATTCGCCGATGCCCGACCTTCACTCCCGGATGGCC
The Streptomyces sp. NBC_00234 DNA segment above includes these coding regions:
- a CDS encoding FAD binding domain-containing protein; this encodes MKPTSFDYIAPRTLGEAVALLADEERDAKVVAGGQSLIPMLNMRLARPGLLVDITRIPELGGIHVDGTGSLRVGAAVRQARAAADTAVRDGWPLLAAAVEHIGHPQIRNRGTVCGSLAHHDPAAELPAAALALDARFVITGPRGTRTVDAADFFVATFSTAVEADELLTEVVFPPRPAGHGWAFEELTRRHGDFATVGVAVLLERDTATDTVREARVVFSGAAPVPVRLPSAEAALVGSDAGEQALAAAAGAARAGLTPSDDIHADAEYRREGAAHLLVRACTTAWERCR
- a CDS encoding (2Fe-2S)-binding protein, which translates into the protein MTPSVPTPLTARTPPLTEPSAWHEIALTVNGRAVTAQVESRLLLSDFLRDRLGLTGTHVGCEHGVCGACTALVDDEPVRTCLTLAVQCAGTEIRTVEGLTTDDAPLTSVQRAFHECHGMQCGFCTPGFLMTTTALTERPDRPDEAQVADALSGHLCRCTGYRNIRRAVCQALDERFGK
- a CDS encoding xanthine dehydrogenase family protein molybdopterin-binding subunit; the encoded protein is MSHDSDPHRHGGGLIGRSVPRVEDDRLLRGQGRYVDDIALPGGVEAAFLRSPHAHARIESVDVRAALAAPGVVAVWTGEDVADLPAMLNKEELRTPPGLAELLDPVVRMTPMPLLAREKVLYVGQPVAVVFAENRYLAEDALELVEVGYAPLPVLVDPETSLSPEAPLLHEHLPDNTAVAVAARVGDPDAAFAGAHAVVSERFDAHRYVASPIETRAISAQVDPYSGRLTVWAGTQTPHRLRDAIAHTLGLAPASVHVIAADVGGGFGQKGILYVEELLVPHAARRLGRPVLWREDRNENLTASSHAREQIHHIELAADAEGHILAVRDRITVNFGAYNMTGLVVPYNSLCHLLGPYRVPHVDIDVTGVLTNTTFATPYRGAGRPETVFAMERAMDRLAVELGIAPEELRARNLVGPDEMPYATGLVDRSGSPQSYDSGDFPELLRRAVAKADVEAIRARQREGARDGRHVGVGFAMYIEATGLGPFETARIDLAPDGRVRLAIGAPSQGQGHRTSMAQIAADALGVPLGIIEVTGGDTEATPFGVGTIASRALVNAGNATHRAGRLVREKIIEAAARRLGVTADRLDLSDGVVAAKEPGGPSIGLAELAGRAPLPGVPEPTDGRHGTEISETVHFRPPGFAVASGAHAAVVEVDEHTGEVEILHYVVVHDAGNIVNPMIAEGQVTGGIAQGIGGALYEEMVYGPDGQPRTGTYMDYLVPTSSEIPDLDMDEIFTPSPMNDLGVKGLGEGGAIAPQAVLAGAVEDALRPFGVVVRRGPLSPSRVRELIRTADRP
- a CDS encoding SRPBCC family protein, whose amino-acid sequence is MQLDHSFTVPAAPDDAWKLFLDLGRVAPCMPGAVLDTLDDDAFTGRVKVKVGAVQMSYRGEGTVTRDEAARSMHLDLSGSETRGAGTVSATVTATLVTDPAGTRVRVRTDLDITGRPAQFGRGIMTEVGDRIVQQFANRLEELLRDTGHGSGSTAPTGTGTPGALLPEPEAVDLGAAALPVLLRKAAAPVAAVLVAVVLIRTLRRRSRG
- a CDS encoding MarR family winged helix-turn-helix transcriptional regulator — protein: MGMAASRPVDRDAVASVIEDWARERPELDTSPLEVLARLHRSFLRYSTRLTTSIDRHGLSVAGFDVLTALRRSGAPYRLTAGQLADSGLVSSAGVTLRIDRLEKDGLIVRERDADDRRVVYSRLTDKGLATVDTVFAEHLDNERRMLGGLSPSERRQLARLLRKLEESIVDSDEEPA